The Podospora pseudopauciseta strain CBS 411.78 chromosome 2 map unlocalized CBS411.78m_2, whole genome shotgun sequence genome has a window encoding:
- a CDS encoding uncharacterized protein (COG:S; EggNog:ENOG503NYDB), which produces MAESTKSGTSGVSSSSTASKPVDDNRFTFESVLDDSSHIEADSIADFREEFGRTYHSYRAGSYYFPNDPTEAERMDEQYEIIKVIMDGRLHLAPFTREKYPRKVLDIATGTGLWAIEMGDEYPDAEIVGTDLSPIQPPFVPPNVRFFVEDSDYPPSEFDLIHTRVTIGCWADMKKEIIARAFHHLKPGGWLECQEVPGMPHCDDGTMPSDYDWLKWTLELYNSSRLANRQVDVGEQLKDWMREVGFVDVHEAVFKIPLNGWPKDTRLKHVGMLWQRNLLDGLQGFSLGFFSKHLGKTQEEIEVSLVDVRRSLFNRKIHAYHKLYVVYGRKPEGAATAPEAEAGGDTGEK; this is translated from the exons ATGGCTGAGTCTACCAAGTCTGGCACGTCTGGAGTGTCATCCTCTAGCACGGCCTCAAAGCCTGTCGATGACAACAGGTTCACCTTTGAGTCTGTCCTCGACGACTCATCACACATCGAGGCCGAT TCCATAGCCGACTTCCGAGAGGAGTTTGGCAGGACATATCATTCCTACCGTGCCGGCT CATACTACTTCCCCAATGACCCCACGGAAGCAGAGCGAATGGACGAGCAGTACGAGATCATCAAGGTCATCATGGACGGGCGGCTTCATCTGGCGCCGTTTACCCGCGAAAAGTACCCGCGGAAGGTGCTCGACATCGCCACAGGGACTGGGCTTTGGGCCATCGAGATGGGTGACGAGTACCCGGATGCTGAGATAGTAGGAACGGACCTCTCGCCGATTCAACCGCCGTTTGTGCCACCGAACGTGAGGTTCTTTGTGGAGGATTC GGACTACCCCCCCTCAGAATTCGACCTCATCCACACCCGCGTCACAATCGGCTGCTGGGCCGACATGAAGAAGGAAATCATCGCCCGcgccttccaccacctcaaaccAGGCGGCTGGCTCGAGTGTCAAGAAGTCCCCGGCATGCCCCACTGTGACGACGGGACCATGCCCTCGGACTACGACTGGCTCAAGTGGACCCTCGAGCTTTACAACAGCTCCCGCCTCGCCAACCGCCAGGTCGACGTCGGGGAGCAGCTCAAGGACTGGATGAGGGAAGTCGGCTTTGTCGACGTCCACGAGGCCGTGTTCAAGATCCCGCTCAACGGCTGGCCAAAGGACACGAGACTCAAACACGTGGGGATGCTGTGGCAGAGGAACTTGCTGGATGGCTTGCAGGGTTTCAGTCTGGGGTTTTTTAGCAAGCACTTGGGGAAGAcgcaggaggagattgag GTCTCCCTCGTGGACGTAAGGAGGAGTCTCTTCAACAGAAAGATCCACGCTTACCACAAGCTCTACGTGGTCTACGGAAGGAAACCGGAGGGCGCCGCCACCGCGCCAGAAGCtgaggcaggaggagacACAGGCGAAAAATAG
- a CDS encoding uncharacterized protein (COG:O; COG:T; EggNog:ENOG503NWYU; MEROPS:MER0016159), whose product MAQFALQPHQDPKPSYINPSLVARSLVLNHPLCSSVLFCVSFPSSHRGGLREERVALLICFFQSAPDKHSFPQISYLFVLNSYSKASQHIKVYQSNNRKVNRNTTIMSRRGGPDQPYGGKPIVLPPPGFIKQSGRRGRYGPQQNVDDFWKRFTSDNPGKVTNIIPKNEYAEKLAKRTAAKDLANGGGGGRATSTSYEEAAALCRAKVDKIVKECKRVNQKYRDPHFDLEWDLKTRTRDCLESLSNCKDDYPEYDNSDDDQPRHPRQPPEWNPRGRQRARALGKKTKRNREGGEEEAEKEIDSVDESDHVRGGQTGYQKDSRKKSAEVRAEMSKLCPRSVKRVGDIFEDPQFFIKGPTADDVRQGRDGDCWLLAAICTLSNKPGLIERVCVARDENVGVYGFVFNRDGEWFSEIIDDKLYLIKQDYDEQVVDGLINVERRIWDDIENRPDPEEIFRRNFQSGSVALYFAQCENLNETWLPLLEKAYAKAHGDYQAIDGGFTAEGIEDLTGGVTSELNTTDILDKDAFWKNELMKVNQDFLFGCSTGHMACGYGNRRGIVERHAYSIMKAVEIDGVRLVMLKNPWGKGEWRGAWSDGSKEWTPEWLTKLNHKFGDDGSFWMSYKDLLRKYQRFERTRLFGPDWKITSIWTTLDVPWSPQYHHTKFAFTLERSGPVVLVLAQLDERYFRGLEGRYEFLLGFRVHKAGEEDYIVRCQASGHGMSRSISVELDLEAGEYTVLVLIDAEKHEGLMEPEEVLRANVKNRRDKILRIGLSHDLALSKAKIAETEEEMTAREAFKKRQQQKHREEVRKRYLDYQKKIHRQELRQIKQKKKQMAYEKAWRVGQQKKRDEKRRAARDSREHMRQAAEQEQAGAEADDEADKPKGNNKARLDEGTQTEVAVEEGAEPDKKPKDGEEPMKVGEQPLAESQVQADSGAEKPKLDKETQTEIEAHEEKADDEAEAAAEPDVSTVGKDTPSLSSSGALAEKNNAAEEGSSNIPANPDEEAKQKEVTSEPVKAATTDDKEGATVDPAKDADVASNSKDIDPHPEATLKLKKALEVVSNFKAELEDLLGARPDQNNVEQMPRQTHPPPMVPIYHQHPAQPHHHPFNGPHPLYQHPIIPQHMYQQHPGSQSRPPSRPPSRPPTADQQQFQPPPLSRPPTFYTHPQQQFQPQYQPGPPSRPPSRAPTAPYYPDNQPPRRPYPQHHPRRRRLHLRHPLHNAPHVPPRPLRLGARLPRLRQRRQRSQPFEKHAPPWAPWWSPREWPWWLQVRGRR is encoded by the exons ATGGCACAGTTCGCTTTGCAGCCGCACCAAGACCCGAAACCCTCCTATATAAACCCATCTCTTGTTGCTCGTAGCCTCGTCCTGAACCATCCTCTTTGCTCCAGCGTACTCTTTTGTGTTTCATTCCCTTCCTCACATCGAGGAGGGCTCCGCGAGGAGCGTGTGGCCTTGTTGATCTGCTTCTTCCAAAGTGCTCCTGATAAACACTCCTTCCCACAGATCTCATATTTGTTTGTGCTTAACTCCTATTCAAAAGCAAGTCAGCACATAAAAGTATATCAAAGCAACAATCGGAAGGTGAACAGGAATACAACAATCATGTCCCGGCGAGGAGGCCCCGATCAGCCCTATGGCGGCAAGCCCATAGTCCTTCCGCCCCCTGGCTTCATCAAGCAGAGCGGCCGTCGTGGCAGATACGGTCCCCAGCAAAATGTTGACGACTTCTGGAAGAGATTCACCAGTGACAATCCAGGAAAAG TAACAAATATTATTCCCAAGAATGAATACGCCGAGAAGCTTGCCAAACGTACCGCCGCCAAAGACCTCGccaacggtggtggtggtggaagagcgACAAGCACCTCGTacgaggaggcggcggctcTTTGTCGAGCTAAAGTTGACAAGATTGTCAAAGAGTGCAAGAGGGTGAACCAGAAGTATCGCGATCCGCATTTCGACTT GGAGTGGGACCTCAAGACGAGAACGAGGGACTGTCTGGAGAGTTTGAGCAACTGCAAGGATGACTACCCAGAGTATGACAACAGTGACGACGATCAGCCTAGACATCCGAGGCAGCCCCCAGAGTGGAACCCCAGAGGTCGCCAGCGCGCGAGAGCGTTGGGAAAGAAGACAAAAAGGAAtagggagggtggtgaagaagaggccGAGAAAGAGATTGATTCAGTTGACGAGAGCGATCATGTGCGCGGAGGTCAGACTGGCTATCAGAAAGATAGCCGAAAGAAGTCCGCTGAGGTGAGGGCCGAAATGTCTAAGCTCTGCCCCCGGTCTGTCAAACGAGTGGGAGATATCTTTGAAGACCCCCAGTTTTTCATCAAGGGACCCACGGCAGACGATGTTCGTCAAGGGCGAGATGGTGACTGCTGGCTTCTCGCCGCCATCTGTACTCTTAGTAACAAGCCGGGCTTGATCGAGCGGGTCTGCGTCGCTCGTGATGAAAATGTCGGTGTATACGGTTTTGTCTTCAACCGTGATGGCGAGTGGTTCAGCGAAATCATCGACGACAAG CTGTACTTGATCAAGCAAGACTACGATGAGCAAGTCGTAGATGGCTTGATTAACGTCGAACGTCGAATATGGGATGACATTGAAAACCGCCCCGACCCCGAGGAAATCTTCCGGCGAAACTTTCAATCTGGAAGTGTCGCCCTGTACTTTGCGCAGTGTGAGAATCTGAACGAGACCTGGCTCCCGTTGCTGGAGAAGGCATATGCCAAAGCACATGGCGATTATCAAGCCATCGATGGCGGTTTCACGGCCGAGGGTATCGAGGATCTGACCGGCGGTGTGACTTCCGAGTTGAACACCACCGATATCCTGGATAAGGATGCTTTCTGGAAGAACGAGCTGATGAAGGTCAACCAAGACTTCTTGTTTGGATGTTCGACCGGTCACATGGCGTGCGGTTATGGGAACAGAAGAGGCATCGTCGAGAGGCACGCTTACTCCATCATGAAGGCCGTCGAGATTGATGGCGTGCGTCTGGTCATGTTGAAAAATCCGTGGGGCAAGGGTGAATGGCGAGGAGCATGGAGTGACGGCAGTAAGGAATGGACTCCCGAGTGGTTGACCAAGCTGAACCACAAGTTCGGTGATGACGGCTCATTTTGGATGTCGTACAAGGATCTGCTGCGTAAGTATCAGCGATTCGAACGTACGAGGTTGTTTGGGCCTGATTGGAAGATCACCTCGATCTGGACGACGCTCGATGTTCCGTGGTCGCCGCAATACCACCACACCAAGTTCGCCTTCACTTTGGAGAGATCGGGGCCAGTCGTTCTTGTCCTGGCGCAGCTTGATGAACGGTATTTCCGAGGCTTGGAGGGCCGGTATGAATTCCTGCTTGGGTTCCGTGTCCACAAGGCTGGCGAAGAGGACTACATCGTTCGATGTCAGGCTTCGGGCCACGGCATGAGCAGGTCTATCAGCGTGGAGCTAGACCTTGAGGCAGGCGAGTACACCGTCCTCGTTTTGATTGACGCGGAGAAGCATGAAGGTTTGATGGAGCCTGAGGAGGTGCTGCGCGCCAATGTTAAGAACCGCCGTGACAAAATACTCCGGATTGGCCTATCGCATGACCTAGCACTCAGCAAAGCCAAGATTGCAGAGACCGAGGAGGAAATGACTGCGCGTGAGGCCTTTAAGAAACGTCAACAGCAGAAGCACCGCGAAGAGGTCCGGAAGCGTTATCTTGACTATCAGAAAAAGATCCACCGCCAGGAGCTGAGGCAAATcaaacaaaagaagaagcagatggCCTACGAGAAGGCATGGAGAGTTGGGCAGCAGAAGAAACGTGACGAGAAGAGGCGCGCAGCTCGGGATTCCAGGGAGCATATGAGGCAGGCAGCAGAGCAGGAGCAGGCAGGGGCTGAAGCGGATGATGAAGCTGACAAGCCAAAGGGCAACAACAAGGCGAGGCTCGATGAGGGAACTCAGACTGAGgttgctgtggaggagggcgcAGAGCCCGATAAGAAACCTaaggatggcgaggaacCAATGAAGGTCGGGGAGCAACCTCTGGCCGAGTCACAAGTCCAGGCGGACTCGGGCGCGGAGAAGCCCAAGCTCGACAAAGAGACCCAAACTGAGATCGAAGCTCATGAGGAGAAAGCCGATGACGAGGCGGAAGCAGCAGCCGAACCTGATGTGTCCACTGTCGGCAAGGATACTCCTTCCCTTTCATCGTCAGGAGCACTTGCCG AAAAGAACAATGCCGCAGAGGAAGGCAGCAGCAATATTCCTGCCAATCCTGACGAGGAAGCCAAACAGAAGGAGGTCACATCTGAGCCGGTTAAGGCAGCCACGACGGATGATAAAGAAGGAGCCACTGTTGACCCAGCCAAAGATGCTGATGTTGCGTCCAATTCCAAAGACATCGATCCCCATCCCGAGGCTACCCTCAAGCTGAAAAAAGCTCTCGAAGTGGTCTCTAACTTTaaggccgagctcgaggaccTCCTCGGAGCCAGACCTGACCAGAACAACGTCGAACAGATGCCTCGTCAAACTCACCCGCCCCCCATGGTCCCCATCTACCACCAGCACCccgcccaaccccatcaccaccccttcaACGGGCCTCACCCTCTCTACCAgcaccccatcatcccccaacATATGTATCAGCAACATCCCGGGTCCCAATCCCGCCCCCCTTCTAGACCCCCCTCGAGACCCCCCACAGCCGACCAACAACAATTCCagcctccccccctttcccgaCCCCCCACCTTTTACACACATCCCCAGCAGCAATTCCAACCTCAATACCAACCCggtcccccctcccgccccccctccagaGCCCCAACAGCCCCCTACTACCCcgacaaccaacccccccgccgcccctatccccaacaccacccccgacgACGGCGGCTACACCTCCGACACCCCCTCCATAATGCCCCCCATGTCCCCCCCAGACCTCTCCGACTCGGAGCTCGACTGCCTCGTCtccgacaacgacgacaacgcAGCCAACCTTTTGAGAAGCATGCTCCCCCGTGGGCCCCCTGGTGGTCCCCCCGGGAATGGCCCTGGTGGTTACAGgtcagaggaagaagatga
- the GTS1 gene encoding Protein gts1 (COG:T; EggNog:ENOG503NZCV), with protein MSGAMSKRQAARNEKVLQELVQTVPGNNFCADCSARNPSWASWSLGIFLCMRCATLHRKMGTHVSKVKSLSMDSWTNEQVDNMKKVGNVVSNKIYNPDNKKPSIPVDVEEADSVMERYIRSKYMNRTLAAAKKHHTGSSEDTPPPLPPKTPSRFGLRSASSIFPLGSKKKSSPGCEPTSPRDDRSHPPLRNKGSAVFGVSFSAELDKVEDTEQKLTKLRDMGFTDESRNAMVLKGVGGNLEKAIEALVRLGEGSGRAPGGLLQPVRTSSMPLSRNLTTGTPTSARPISPASTNPFDMLDTPPPPQPLSSQSTGTLQNKNPYLSTNPFGVPPQAQPAPSAFDLAFQNLSLAPPQQPLFPNHTGGLLPQQQQQVQQTQAIYQQQPMTAPLGGPFTGMVSPGEQPYGQVGVYGSQTYPQPQPLQPQSTGYNPFFQNQQPQQQPLSVNTTGFNGNYGNNPFTKSPTRLQSPMLSQIPEQTQQNFYATQPQQQLQQSNPFFSQQPNALQQPQQQQQQYGQLSPMLQAPQQQVPQQMGLPPQVTGYFAQHQPQQQQQQLPYQQQMPVQQQRPDKASILALYGQQPQVSANPYGAPQDIAQATPVQTPNSLYPPSQQPQQQQAVSTPVSPAATGSKNPFAMSMGGAAAPAAAAAAPQQEPKLHNVSRESMMAVGLEWTNGRHSPDAFSGLSARGR; from the exons ATGTCGGGAGCCATGAGCAAGCGCCAGGCGGCGCGCAATGAGAAAGTCTTGCAAGAGCTTGTTCAAACCGTTCCCGGCAACAACTTTTGCGCCGATTGTTCAGCCCGGAATCCAT CTTGGGCATCATGGAGT TTGGGCATCTTTTTGTGCATGCGGTGCGCTACCCTGCACCGCAAGATGGGGACACACGTGTCCAAGGTCAAGTCGCTAAGCATGGACAGTTGGACCAACGAACAAGTCGAT AACATGAAGAAGGTCGGCAATGTTGTTTCGAACAAGATCTACAACCCCGACAACAAGAAGCCTTCCATCCCCGTCGACGTCGAAGAGGCCGACAGCGTTATGGAGCGATATATCCGCTCAAAGTACATGAATCGGACCTTGGCcgcggccaagaagcacCACACCGGCAGCAGTGAAgatacccctcctccgctcccaCCAAAGACCCCAAGCCGATTTGGCCTCCGTTCTGCCTCGTCGATATTTCCACTGGGctccaagaagaagtcgagtCCAGGCTGCGAACCGACTAGTCCTCGTGATGACCGATCTCACCCTCCACTTCGAAACAAGGGGTCTGCTGTATTTGGCGTAAGCTTTTCGGCTGAACTGGACAAGGTGGAGGATACGGAGCAAAAGTTGACCAAACTCCGGGATATGGGTTTCACGGATGAAAGTAGGAATGCGATGGTTTTGAAGGGCGTGGGTGGAAACTTGGAGAAAGCGATTGAGGCCTTGGTACGGTTAGGAGAGGGCAGTGGAAGAGCACCTGGAGGCCTGTTGCAGCCAGTACGGACGTCATCGATGCCATTGAGCAGGAATTTGACGACAGGAACACCAACTTCGGCACGTCCGATCAGTCCAGCAAGTACAAACCCGTTCGACATGCTCGAcacgccgccgccaccacagCCTTTGTCTTCGCAATCAACAGGGACTTTGCAGAACAAGAATCCGTATCTATCGACGAATCCTTTCGGTGTTCCCCCGCAGGCtcaaccagcaccatcaGCTTTCGATTTGGCTTTCCAGAACTTATCACtagctcctcctcagcagccatTATTCCCGAATCATACAGGCGGTCTActtcctcagcagcagcaacaggtaCAGCAGACCCAAGCGATCTATCAACAGCAGCCGATGACGGCTCCACTTGGGGGTCCTTTTACTGGTATGGTATCGCCTGGGGAGCAGCCTTATGGCCAGGTGGGAGTGTATGGTAGCCAAACATATCCCCAGCCGCAACCTCTGCAACCCCAGTCAACCGGATACAATCCCTTTTTCCAGAAccagcagcctcaacagcagccattGTCAGTCAATACTACTGGTTTCAACGGGAACTACGGGAACAATCCGTTTACCAAGTCACCAACCCGTCTCCAGTCACCAATGCTCAGTCAGATTCCCGAACAGACGCAGCAAAATTTCTACGCGacccaacctcaacagcaacTGCAGCAGTCGAatcccttcttctctcaacaacccaacGCTCTgcagcaaccacaacagcagcagcagcagtacgGACAGCTCTCACCCATGTTGCAAGCACCCCAGCAACAAGTACCACAACAGATGGGTCTCCCGCCCCAAGTGACCGGTTACTTCGCCCagcaccaaccacaacagcagcagcagcaacttcCATATCAGCAGCAAATGCCCGTGCAACAGCAAAGACCAGACAAGGCCTCCATCCTGGCTCTCTACGGCCAACAGCCCCAGGTATCGGCAAACCCATATGGAGCTCCTCAGGACATAGCACAGGCCACACCAGTCCAAACACCCAACTCGCTTTACCCACCGTCTCAGCagccccagcaacagcaggcAGTGTCCACGCCCGTTAGTCCCGCGGCGACGGGCAGCAAGAACCCGTTTGCGATGAGCATGGGCGGTGCGGCagcgccagcagcagcagctgctgctcctcagcAAGAGCCAAAGCTGCACAATGTCAGCAGGGAGAGCATGATGGCTGTTGGGCTGGAGTGGACTAATGGCCGGCATAGCCCGGATGCGTTTTCGGGGTTGAGTGCCAGGGGGCGGTAA
- a CDS encoding uncharacterized protein (COG:S; EggNog:ENOG503P5U7): MSHTAPPTIISLKTSFLSAQTRALSNLLHPSRAWQTTNEELPDKAVNDVMAKLNNRVLQHCKRVYAPQATRHVAEQIEALYISSSYESLELEGDGGEGEGVREGEDLGTYLYKNKMMRERSGC; the protein is encoded by the coding sequence ATGTCACACACCGCCCCGCCAACAATCATATCCCTCAAAACCAGCTTTTTGAGTGCTCAAACCCGCGCGTTGTCGAACCTGTTGCATCCATCCCGCGCCTGGCAGACGACAAACGAGGAGTTACCGGACAAGGCTGTGAATGACGTGATGGCGAAGCTGAATAATAGGGTGCTGCAGCACTGCAAACGGGTGTATGCGCCACAGGCGACGAGGCATGTTGCTGAGCAGATTGAGGCGCTTTATATCTCGTCTTCTTACGAAAGTCtggagttggagggggatgggggggagggggaaggggtgagggagggggaggatttAGGTACGTACCTATATAAAaacaagatgatgagggAAAGGAGTGGGTGCTGA
- a CDS encoding uncharacterized protein (EggNog:ENOG503NVZN; COG:S), whose product MRSQLTRNAHRRLLAGGPGAPPCPASVFSSYHARARCLAASTPSLTLTTPPRRTFFGVFKKPARELKAPDVPPGYETLLQFRALEVEDARPPEREGLVAGFKEFFNHMRKRGGAAKIGRRVSVPGSINSTQAFLAVRLLRHLLSTEGGGDSFTFADLKLILEIAVRPPRGKADNHLELVRLVYGETKRRIDHMRTIGLSEEEITQAIGISDRDQSTFFAYFITALTRFGASQEAVERMNDYQENLPKPSRVGAYSDDGVKVIQKANGMWMWVLRGLANEGLEDELIRSFSKLVKENGVKYLAGVHEILTTFYAERNRVEETKKWFSKPLFAGSINPETYMAVVRFALRNNEQEWLESVMEDVVNSRPTKQVWDVVFQWAVLAKGKGVEDIKGMFKVMGSQKTEDPSRKLEPDGDTINSLISAAAEINNPYLAERFAMLGRELRIPPTIQTMLIQLDYRLDAGDMSGAAEVYGKLQKVVQGDEDVPVVNKYLRTLCTSSQPPLERIISVTADLEHRHITLEPETTRSLCGVFLRFDQQFEVIDTLSLHTVSYSLEERAIVRQAMMDYITDRKISTARVWDCYQLLKQFFPETSTDERVRLMDSFFDRKRPDMACYIFGHMRGHGNPAQRPNSDIYVKCFEGIGRFPDAESLRMVHNMLKMDTTVEMNTKLYNGLMLAYAACGDPIDALGFWRDITNSREGPSYNSLAIVMWACELAPRGEETAREIWKKMVRMDLEIPKVVFDGYLGALAASGKAQEEVKKLIGEMERGLGLGYGVGVETLGVTFNAIPTMEGKNAFADWAKVEHPEVWGELEKTGRRETIDGPKYNIERRFEA is encoded by the exons ATGCGGTCGCAGTTGACTCGCAATGCCCACCGTCGACTGCTGGCCGGCGGCCCTGGCGCCCCTCCATGTCCCGCTTCTGTGTTCTCGAGCTATCACGCCCGCGCTCGATGTCTCGCTGCCTCGACACCTTCGTTGACACTCACGACACCACCTCGAAGAACCTTCTTTGGCGTGTTCAAGAAGCCTGCCCGCGAACTCAAAGCTCCCGACGTCCCGCCCGGCTATGAAACCTTGCTCCAGTTCAGGGCCCTCGAGGTCGAAGATGCCCGCCCACCCGAAAGAGAAGGCTTGGTCGCCGGCTTCAAGGAGTTTTTCAACCATATGAGGAAGCGCGGAGGAGCAGCAAAAATAGGCCGCCGTGTCAGTGTTCCTGGGTCCATAAACTCGACCCAGGCCTTTCTAGCCGTGCGGCTGTTGCGCCATCTTTTATCCACcgaaggcggaggagactCTTTTACGTTTGCAGATCTCAAGCTCATACTCGAGATTGCTGTGCGGCCGCCGAGAGGAAAAGCGGATAACCACCTCgagttggtgaggttggtgtaTGGAGAAACGAAGCGGAGGATAGACCATATGCGGACCATCGGGctgagcgaggaggagatcacGCAGGCGATTGGCATCTCGGACAGAGATCAAAGCACGTTCTTTGCCTATTTCATTACCGCCCTTACGAGGTTCGGGGCATCGCAGGAGGCTGTGGAGAGGATGAACGACTACCAGGAGAACCTCCCAAAGCCGTCGCGGGTAGGGGCCTATAGTGATGATGGCGTTAAGGTTATTCAGAAAGCAAATGGGATGTGGATGTGGGTCCTGCGAGGGCTTGCTAACGAAGGTTTGGAAGATGAACTAATTCGATCATTCAGCAAACTGGTCAAGGAAAACGGCGTCAAGTACTTGGCTGGCGTTCACGAGATCTTGACGACGTTCTACGCCGAGCGCAACAGAGTTGAAGAAACAAAGAAATGGTTTAGCAAGCCACTGTTTGCTGGGAGCATCAACCCTGAAACATACATGGCGGTGGTACGATTTGCGCTACGAAACAACGAGCAAGAGTGGCTGGAATCGGTCATGGAAGATGTAGTCAACTCCAGGCCAACAAAGCAGGTCTGGGACGTTGTATTTCAATGGGCCGTCTTGGCCAAGGGGAAGGGCGTGGAAGATATCAAGGGCATGTTCAAGGTTATGGGATCACAAAAGACTGAAGACCCTAGCAGGAAGCTCGAACCAGATGGCGACACAATCAACTCTCTTATCAGCGCCGCTGCCGAGATCAACAACCCCTACCTGGCGGAAAGGTTTGCCATGCTCGGAAGAGAGCTCCGAATACCACCGACAATCCAGACGATGCTTATACAGCTAGATTACCGACTAGACGCTGGTGACATGAGCGGCGCAGCGGAGGTGTATGGCAAGCTTCAGAAAGTCGTCCAAGGCGACGAGGACGTTCCGGTGGTCAACAAGTATCTCCGCACCCTTTGCACCTCTTCACAGCCACCGCTGGAGAGGATTATCAGCGTCACTGCCGACCTGGAGCACCGACATATCACGCTCGAACCGGAAACTACCAGATCCCTCTGCGGTGTCTTTTTGCGGTTTGACCAACAGTTTGAAGTCATCGATACCCTCTCACTTCACACGGTATCTTACTCTCTCGAAGAGCGAGCCATAGTCCGCCAGGCGATGATGGACTACATCACCGACCGCAAAATCAGCACGGCCCGCGTCTGGGACTGCTACCAATTACTGAAACAGTTCTTCCCGGAAACCTCGACCGATGAGCGCGTCCGGCTCATGGACTCGTTCTTCGACCGCAAGAGACCAGATATGGCGTGTTACATCTTTGGACACATGCGCGGACACGGGAACCCAGCCCAGAGACCAAACTCGGACATTTACGTCAAGTGTTTTGAGGGTATCGGGCGGTTCCCAGATGCGGAGTCGCTGAGGATGGTTCACAACATGCTCAAGATGGACACGACGGTGGAGATGAACACCAAGTTGTACAATGGGCTGATGCTGGCTTACGCGGCGTGCGGGGACCCGATTGATGCGTTGGGTTTCTGGAGGGATATCACGAATAGCAGGGAGGGGCCGAGCTATAACTCGTTGGCGATTGTGATGTGGGCTTGCGAGCTGGcgccgaggggggaggagacggcgagggagatttggaagaagatggtgaggatggatTTGGAGATTCCAaaggtggtgtttgatgggtATTTGGGGGCGTTGGCGGCGAGCGGGAAGGCGCAGGAAGAGGTGAAGAAGTTGATTGGGGAaatggagagggggttggggttggggtatGGGGTTGGGGTAGAGAC GCTGGGGGTAACTTTCAATGCCATCCCGACAATGGAAGGGAAGAACGCGTTTGCTGATTGGGCAAAGGTGGAACACCCCGAGGTATGGGGTGAGCTAGagaagacggggaggagggagacgatTGATGGGCCAAAGTACAATATTGAGAGGAGGTTTGAAGCTTGA
- a CDS encoding uncharacterized protein (BUSCO:EOG09264XLN; EggNog:ENOG503P3VJ; COG:J), protein MSTKTFRPLALLRPTARFYSSQPTPSPALTRSPASTKPPTATPSPTSILASLFAPEQPSAPSPTGHTNYGFEAAEDVVKHQHRADMYLRKHPRRWREGDVYAPHDLSPAEAKKWKVVKSPKRDVIDMLGVNPLDNYRNFSMISEFMTPLGRIMHSKDTGLRPVNQRKMAKAIRRAIGLGIHPSVHRHPEVMKMRGRINTAMNF, encoded by the exons aTGTCCACCAAAACCTTCCGCCCCCTAGCCCTCCTCCGGCCAACAGCAAGATTCTactcctcccaacccaccccctcccccgccctcaCCCGCTCGCCAGCTtcaaccaaacccccaacagcaaccccctccccaacctcaatcctcgcctccctcttcgccccGGAACAaccctccgccccctcccccactgGCCACACCAACTACGGCTTCGAAGCCGCCGAGGATGTCGTCAAGCACCAGCACCGCGCCGACATGTACCTCCGCAAACACCCGCGCCGCTGGCGCGAAGGCGACGTCTACGCCCCCCACGACCTGAGCCCGGCCGAGGCCAAAAAGTGGAAGGTCGTCAAGAGCCCAAAGAGGGATGTGATTGACATGTTGGGGGTGAACCCGCTGGATAATTACAGG AACTTCTCCATGATCTCCGAATTCATGACCCCCTTGGGCAGAATCATGCACTCCAAGGACACCGGTCTCCGTCCCGTCAACCAGCGCAAGATGGCCAAGGCCATCAGGAGGGCCATCGGTCTCGGCATCCACCCATCCGTCCACAGACACCCCGAAGTCATGaagatgagggggaggatcaACACTGCCATGAATTTCTAG